A genomic window from Methanobacterium sp. BRmetb2 includes:
- a CDS encoding aspartate aminotransferase family protein gives MNTQEIIDLEKDYIMHTFGRLPIALDKGKGALVWDVEGKEYIDCFSGIAVNNVGHAHPKVVEAISKQAEKLIHCSNIYYTEIQVELARLLCEISSHDKVFFANSGAEVNEGAVKLARKFTGKNDIITMENSFHGRTLSMVAATGQHKYKEGIGTLPRGYVHVPYGDSEAVNEAITSDTAAVMVEPIQGEGGIVVPPEGYLKELENICEENDILLIMDEIQTGFGRTGKMFASEIFNIKPHITTIAKALGGGYPIAGILAQEEVANAFKPGDHGTTFGGNPLGCAAAKASVEAIIEEKLVEKSQKNGEYLKGKLEALNEANDNIIQIRGYGLMLGVEFNHECIKIVNKAAEKGVLLNCTANTVLRFLPPLNITKEQIDKSISILSEILA, from the coding sequence ATGAATACTCAAGAGATAATAGATTTAGAAAAAGATTATATAATGCATACATTTGGAAGATTACCAATTGCCTTGGACAAGGGTAAGGGGGCCCTTGTGTGGGATGTAGAGGGTAAGGAATATATTGACTGTTTTTCAGGTATTGCAGTTAATAATGTGGGACATGCTCACCCTAAGGTAGTTGAGGCCATAAGTAAACAGGCAGAAAAGCTTATTCACTGCTCAAACATTTATTATACAGAGATACAAGTGGAATTAGCCCGTTTATTATGCGAAATCTCTTCTCATGATAAGGTTTTCTTTGCCAATAGTGGTGCTGAGGTTAATGAGGGGGCAGTTAAGCTGGCACGGAAATTCACAGGTAAAAATGACATAATAACCATGGAAAACTCTTTCCACGGCCGAACCCTTTCTATGGTGGCTGCTACAGGACAGCATAAATACAAAGAAGGAATAGGCACTCTTCCTAGAGGATATGTCCATGTTCCTTATGGAGATTCTGAAGCTGTAAATGAGGCAATAACATCAGATACAGCGGCAGTAATGGTTGAACCTATTCAGGGAGAAGGTGGAATAGTTGTACCACCGGAAGGCTATTTAAAAGAATTAGAGAATATCTGTGAAGAAAATGATATTCTTTTAATTATGGACGAAATTCAGACTGGTTTTGGACGAACCGGTAAGATGTTTGCATCCGAAATCTTCAATATAAAACCCCATATAACCACTATAGCTAAGGCTTTAGGTGGTGGATATCCTATTGCAGGTATATTGGCTCAAGAAGAAGTTGCCAACGCTTTTAAACCAGGAGATCATGGTACAACTTTCGGCGGAAATCCTCTGGGATGTGCTGCAGCTAAGGCTTCTGTTGAGGCGATAATTGAAGAAAAATTGGTTGAAAAATCTCAAAAAAATGGTGAATATCTCAAAGGTAAATTAGAAGCATTAAATGAAGCAAATGACAATATAATTCAGATAAGGGGATATGGGCTGATGTTAGGGGTTGAATTTAATCATGAATGCATAAAAATAGTGAATAAAGCTGCAGAAAAGGGTGTTCTATTAAATTGTACTGCAAATACAGTTTTAAGGTTTTTACCACCTTTGAATATCACTAAAGAACAGATAGATAAATCAATTTCTATTTTAAGTGAAATATTAGCTTAA
- a CDS encoding peptidylprolyl isomerase, whose translation MKKVIIETEKGDIELVLFDKEAPNTVANFEKLAKDGFYDGLTFHRVLPNFVIQGGCPRGDGTGGPGYTIKCEINEHKHGTGALSMAHAGKDTGGSQFFITHSPQPHLDGVHTVFGKVVKGMDVVNSIKPNDVMKKVTVFDE comes from the coding sequence ATGAAAAAAGTTATAATAGAAACAGAAAAAGGAGATATAGAATTAGTCTTATTTGATAAAGAAGCACCAAATACTGTTGCTAATTTTGAAAAACTTGCCAAAGATGGATTTTACGATGGTTTAACATTCCATAGAGTCCTTCCAAACTTTGTAATTCAAGGAGGATGTCCCAGAGGAGATGGAACTGGAGGTCCTGGTTACACTATAAAATGCGAAATTAACGAACACAAACATGGCACTGGAGCCCTATCCATGGCCCATGCCGGGAAAGATACTGGTGGAAGCCAGTTTTTCATAACTCACTCCCCACAACCTCACCTTGATGGAGTTCATACTGTATTTGGTAAGGTAGTAAAAGGAATGGACGTTGTGAACAGTATCAAACCTAATGATGTAATGAAAAAAGTCACTGTTTTCGACGAATAA
- a CDS encoding histidine kinase — protein MKNNNIKDDLLQFRENILEMLEISSLKEISDYVLEKATRLTQSKHCYVAYVDPKNKDSVGISFSHLTDGCQYYANIGEARFKIRKDGTYGGLLGYSLDTGESFYVHDIASHPVAHGLPPGHMPVDQFLSVPVIYKDRILGQIVLGNPENDYNEYHLEIADEIADIYAVVLKKFMD, from the coding sequence ATGAAAAATAATAACATAAAAGATGATTTGCTTCAATTTAGGGAAAATATTTTAGAAATGCTTGAAATTTCTTCTCTTAAAGAAATATCAGATTATGTCTTGGAGAAAGCCACCCGACTCACCCAAAGCAAGCACTGTTATGTTGCTTACGTAGATCCCAAGAATAAAGATAGTGTAGGTATTTCTTTCTCTCATTTAACAGATGGTTGTCAATATTATGCTAATATTGGTGAAGCTAGATTCAAAATTAGAAAGGATGGAACATATGGCGGACTTTTAGGTTATTCCCTTGATACAGGGGAATCATTTTATGTTCATGATATAGCATCTCATCCAGTAGCCCACGGCTTACCCCCAGGGCACATGCCTGTGGATCAATTTTTATCAGTCCCGGTTATATATAAAGACAGAATTTTGGGACAAATAGTGCTAGGCAATCCTGAGAATGATTATAATGAATATCACCTGGAAATTGCTGATGAAATCGCCGATATTTATGCTGTGGTATTGAAAAAATTTATGGATTAA
- a CDS encoding DNA lyase, producing MITPFTISSQEIKGPFNLEITINSGQTSQPAWFNNKNYFQELLVVNEQLVLVSLTQDNWYGPLKLQVESNDEIHLKSLIMEIKRIFDLEFDLTHFYEFLNDDPQLAPTIDFCQGLRLFKAQNLFECLMSSVCSANNSIIRWNRSIRLMREKWGDKGIFSQGTFYSFPVPSKILQAPEHEFEEMEMCSGEKDITECINNLKSCGVGYRGKFMKEAARMVMEEIDLEKLGHMKYDDAFQTLTELPGVGPKVADCILLYGYGMGEAFPTDVWIKRIVSHLYFDGKDIPVKKIRDFGRKQFGSYAGYVQLYLFHYARKSGLLDRLKPKK from the coding sequence ATGATAACTCCTTTCACTATTTCTTCCCAAGAAATCAAAGGCCCATTTAATCTTGAAATCACGATAAATAGTGGTCAAACTTCCCAACCGGCTTGGTTTAATAATAAAAATTATTTTCAAGAATTGTTAGTTGTTAATGAGCAGTTAGTATTGGTCAGTTTAACTCAGGACAATTGGTACGGACCTTTGAAATTGCAGGTTGAATCTAATGACGAAATTCATTTAAAATCACTGATCATGGAAATTAAACGTATTTTTGATCTAGAATTTGATCTGACTCATTTTTATGAATTTTTAAATGATGATCCTCAACTGGCTCCTACCATTGATTTTTGTCAGGGATTAAGATTATTCAAGGCACAAAACCTTTTTGAATGTTTAATGTCTTCAGTATGTTCTGCTAATAATTCTATAATAAGGTGGAATAGGTCTATTAGGTTGATGAGGGAAAAATGGGGCGATAAAGGTATTTTCTCCCAGGGTACTTTTTATAGTTTTCCTGTACCCAGTAAAATTCTCCAAGCACCAGAGCACGAATTTGAGGAAATGGAAATGTGTAGTGGAGAGAAAGATATAACAGAATGTATAAACAATTTAAAATCGTGTGGTGTGGGTTATCGGGGAAAGTTTATGAAGGAAGCAGCCCGCATGGTAATGGAAGAGATAGATCTGGAAAAACTGGGCCACATGAAGTATGATGATGCTTTTCAAACTCTAACAGAGTTGCCAGGGGTGGGACCCAAAGTGGCGGATTGTATTTTGCTATATGGTTATGGTATGGGAGAAGCATTTCCCACTGATGTTTGGATAAAAAGAATTGTATCCCATTTATACTTTGATGGAAAAGACATTCCAGTTAAAAAAATTAGAGATTTTGGACGAAAACAATTCGGCAGTTACGCAGGATATGTTCAGCTCTATTTATTTCATTATGCTCGAAAATCAGGGCTTTTAGATAGATTAAAGCCTAAAAAATGA
- a CDS encoding 4-vinyl reductase yields MEYGDKREEDQTTDIFEDSKKSITIFATKKGVNVVKSPVKSTILQALKEKELSFEEIVKIAGKSRSTVSVHLKELREQGIIESRTHPHDQRKKIFYINSRYLGEMDPNEMKEREEGKLEFLIEHLIHQGNPFEFFRLMFHILRVEMIKEGINLDPLLHQTGTKIGKVFYPELQDENTEKFLEKIAKFWEANALGKLEVESIEPLVIRAYDCFECEFLPNIGKSACALDSGILEALFSAHFSQSVTADEVKCYARGDHYCCFVLEPHEK; encoded by the coding sequence ATGGAATATGGAGACAAAAGAGAGGAAGATCAAACAACAGACATTTTTGAAGATTCCAAAAAATCTATAACTATCTTTGCCACCAAAAAAGGAGTAAATGTAGTCAAAAGCCCAGTAAAATCTACTATTCTCCAAGCTTTAAAGGAAAAAGAATTAAGCTTTGAGGAAATAGTTAAAATAGCTGGAAAGTCCCGATCAACAGTTTCAGTCCACTTGAAAGAACTAAGAGAACAGGGAATAATAGAATCACGCACTCACCCTCATGATCAGCGCAAAAAAATATTTTATATAAATTCCCGCTATCTTGGTGAAATGGATCCTAATGAAATGAAAGAAAGGGAAGAAGGAAAGTTAGAATTTCTTATAGAACATTTAATTCACCAGGGAAACCCTTTTGAATTTTTCCGTTTGATGTTTCATATACTGCGGGTGGAAATGATCAAAGAAGGCATTAACTTAGATCCCCTACTCCACCAAACAGGTACAAAAATTGGAAAAGTCTTTTATCCAGAATTACAGGATGAAAATACTGAAAAATTTCTGGAAAAAATAGCTAAGTTCTGGGAAGCTAATGCACTGGGTAAACTTGAAGTAGAAAGCATTGAACCTTTAGTTATACGTGCTTATGATTGTTTTGAATGTGAATTTCTCCCAAATATTGGAAAATCAGCATGTGCTTTGGATTCAGGGATATTAGAAGCTTTATTCTCAGCCCATTTTTCTCAGTCAGTAACCGCAGATGAGGTTAAATGTTATGCTCGGGGAGACCATTACTGCTGTTTTGTATTGGAACCCCATGAAAAATAA
- a CDS encoding MBL fold metallo-hydrolase yields MKAESNKITDGVYWVGVLDWDLRSYHGYTLNGTSYNAYLVFGEEKVALIDNAYPGKYDELMARVEDAFKQEGKEVKIDVIVQNHVEKDHSGLLVNLHKKFPQAPIYCTEIAIDGLIKHFPQLKNAEFISVGTGETLELGGKTLAFLEAFLLHWPDSMFTLLLEGGILFPNDAFGQHLCFPQRYDYEIPEYVLSDASKKFYANLITPLSKLVLKKFQEVIDLGLLEKIKMIAPAHGQIWTDPMKIIEAYTDWASGKCHDKITIIYDTMHFSTQKMAHALAEGIMSEGIDVKMYYLHEDERSEIVKDILDSKAVALGAPTIYDEPYPSLGDLIYYLRGLKFNRTGLERLAITFGSIGGRGGASTLLAKDLKECGFNVKEEYEIMYVPDEDELDKCFESGKKLAQEVKSL; encoded by the coding sequence ATGAAAGCAGAATCAAATAAAATTACTGATGGAGTGTACTGGGTGGGTGTCCTAGACTGGGACCTTCGCAGTTACCATGGATACACGTTAAATGGGACCAGTTACAATGCTTATCTGGTTTTTGGAGAAGAAAAAGTGGCTTTAATTGACAATGCCTATCCTGGAAAATATGATGAATTAATGGCCCGTGTGGAAGATGCATTTAAACAGGAAGGAAAGGAAGTTAAAATTGATGTTATTGTACAAAATCACGTTGAAAAGGACCACAGCGGTCTTCTAGTAAATTTACACAAAAAATTCCCCCAAGCACCCATTTACTGTACTGAAATTGCTATAGATGGACTCATAAAACATTTTCCCCAACTGAAAAATGCAGAATTTATTAGTGTTGGTACCGGAGAAACTCTAGAACTTGGTGGAAAAACTTTAGCATTTTTGGAAGCCTTTTTACTTCATTGGCCCGACAGCATGTTTACTCTGCTTCTGGAAGGTGGAATCTTATTCCCCAATGATGCATTTGGTCAACACCTATGTTTTCCACAGAGATATGATTATGAAATACCGGAGTACGTGCTGAGTGATGCCTCCAAAAAGTTTTATGCCAACCTTATCACTCCTCTATCAAAACTGGTCCTGAAAAAATTCCAGGAAGTAATTGATCTAGGCCTTTTAGAGAAAATTAAGATGATTGCTCCGGCTCACGGCCAAATATGGACTGACCCCATGAAGATCATTGAGGCCTACACAGACTGGGCCAGTGGGAAATGCCATGATAAAATCACTATTATCTATGATACCATGCATTTTTCCACCCAGAAAATGGCACATGCCCTGGCAGAAGGTATAATGAGTGAAGGAATAGATGTTAAAATGTACTATCTACATGAAGATGAACGAAGTGAAATTGTAAAAGACATATTAGATAGTAAAGCTGTCGCTCTGGGAGCTCCCACCATTTATGACGAACCGTATCCCAGTTTAGGAGATCTAATTTATTACCTTCGCGGATTGAAATTTAACCGCACTGGCCTGGAAAGATTAGCAATAACCTTCGGATCCATCGGGGGTAGAGGAGGAGCATCAACATTATTAGCTAAAGACCTTAAAGAATGCGGATTCAATGTAAAAGAAGAATATGAAATAATGTACGTTCCTGATGAAGATGAACTGGATAAATGCTTTGAATCCGGTAAAAAATTGGCTCAAGAAGTTAAATCACTTTAA
- a CDS encoding rubrerythrin family protein: MELINEHEIGVCKGTELEEAVQANFNGECQEVGMYLAMGRQAQREGLPEVAEVLKTIAWEEAEHASQFAEMNEVIKPSLKENLEMMLEGETMANNEKKAAAKKAKECNVDPAHDFFDESSRDEARHARMLKGILKRYF; this comes from the coding sequence ATGGAATTGATAAACGAACATGAAATTGGAGTTTGTAAAGGAACAGAACTAGAAGAAGCTGTACAGGCCAACTTCAATGGCGAATGCCAGGAAGTGGGCATGTACCTGGCCATGGGCCGGCAGGCCCAACGAGAAGGACTGCCTGAAGTGGCTGAAGTACTTAAAACCATCGCATGGGAAGAAGCAGAACACGCATCTCAATTTGCAGAAATGAATGAAGTTATAAAACCTTCACTAAAAGAAAATTTGGAGATGATGCTTGAAGGAGAAACCATGGCCAATAACGAAAAAAAAGCTGCAGCCAAAAAAGCAAAGGAGTGTAATGTTGACCCTGCCCATGATTTCTTTGATGAAAGTTCACGGGATGAAGCCCGGCATGCCCGTATGTTAAAAGGGATTTTAAAGAGATATTTTTAA
- a CDS encoding pyridine nucleotide-disulfide oxidoreductase: MKIIVIGGGAGGLSTASNIRKHDENAEIIVITRDKYIAYSPCAIPYVLCGEVDSFKEIIMHQPEDYLKRNIKVITMAEVHEVSSETNTVKYHLLNGNRHDSNGSEKSLSYDYLVLATGGSPFIPPVEGADLDGVFKIRTIKDGFKIKKWAEKSQKAVVVGAGLIGLEIAYGLKNMGLEVTVTEMLPQIVPRNLDPAMASIVQKYIEKKGINVILGHPIEKISGKEKVEGAVFGEDELEADMVILATGVRPETKLAQLAGVEIGRWAILVNEKMQTSIPNIYAVGDCVEVVDAITGHNTLSPLGSTAVRQGKIAAKNIAGIGAEFRPVVNSMVSKIGDLEFGSVGLTKTAALQNGIKAISGKSRALTKARYYPGAKRIDVKMITNLKGRIIGCQIIAEERVAERVDTMALVIAKSITCSELANMEFSYAPPVSMVIDPIILAAEDACQKLKRVNGE; encoded by the coding sequence ATGAAAATAATTGTAATTGGAGGAGGGGCAGGAGGCCTTTCCACAGCTTCAAACATCAGAAAACATGATGAAAACGCCGAAATAATTGTAATTACCCGTGATAAATACATTGCATACTCTCCCTGTGCCATACCTTATGTTCTATGTGGAGAAGTGGATTCCTTCAAGGAAATCATTATGCACCAGCCAGAAGATTACCTGAAGCGGAACATTAAGGTGATCACTATGGCAGAGGTTCATGAAGTTTCAAGTGAAACTAATACAGTTAAATACCATTTATTAAATGGAAATCGCCATGATTCCAATGGATCTGAAAAATCACTGTCCTATGATTATCTGGTATTGGCCACAGGTGGTTCACCTTTTATCCCTCCTGTTGAAGGTGCGGATTTAGATGGTGTTTTCAAGATCAGAACCATAAAGGACGGTTTCAAGATCAAAAAGTGGGCTGAAAAAAGTCAAAAAGCAGTGGTGGTTGGGGCTGGTTTAATTGGACTGGAAATTGCCTACGGCCTGAAAAATATGGGGTTGGAAGTAACTGTAACAGAAATGCTCCCTCAGATTGTCCCCCGAAATCTTGATCCGGCCATGGCATCCATAGTTCAAAAATACATTGAAAAAAAAGGTATTAATGTCATACTGGGCCATCCAATTGAAAAAATTTCTGGTAAAGAAAAGGTAGAGGGGGCTGTTTTTGGTGAAGATGAATTGGAAGCAGACATGGTTATACTGGCTACGGGAGTAAGACCTGAAACAAAACTGGCCCAATTGGCGGGAGTTGAAATTGGTAGATGGGCCATATTAGTTAATGAAAAAATGCAAACATCCATACCCAATATATATGCTGTAGGGGACTGTGTAGAAGTCGTTGATGCAATAACTGGACATAATACTTTATCTCCATTGGGATCAACAGCAGTAAGACAGGGGAAAATTGCAGCTAAAAACATTGCAGGTATTGGAGCTGAATTCAGGCCAGTTGTAAATTCCATGGTTTCTAAAATTGGAGATCTTGAATTTGGTTCAGTAGGCCTGACCAAGACTGCAGCACTACAAAACGGGATTAAAGCCATTTCAGGTAAGAGCAGAGCTTTAACTAAAGCTAGATATTATCCTGGCGCTAAAAGAATTGATGTAAAAATGATAACCAATTTGAAAGGTAGAATTATCGGTTGTCAGATTATTGCTGAAGAGAGAGTAGCAGAAAGAGTGGATACCATGGCACTGGTTATTGCTAAAAGTATTACATGCAGTGAACTTGCTAACATGGAATTTTCCTATGCTCCACCAGTTTCAATGGTGATAGACCCTATAATATTAGCAGCAGAAGATGCCTGTCAAAAGTTAAAAAGAGTTAACGGAGAGTAA
- a CDS encoding metallophosphoesterase: MSSKKLVKTSLTVATDILTSDKMEDPTVIDAEKPIKLTFNEDLDIKTVSKGIKLFKIKSDGEEVEEDIVITFEENSADTLYINKSSQSISSGEEYKLSINTQLSSLSGASLKKEFISYFTADYSLNLSKEGISDLNNNRSLIMVISDLHLGANDSYAEINQNRGALVDFLKQVRFSPHVKELVISGDLIDEWFIPMHVDTFNGKTQRDFVKTVAANNKPVIDAFNDIITDGNIKVTYVPGNHDLLIDSGDIQSILPGISEARDVKGLGAYVPQDFPELIIEHGHRYNFFCAPDFSNRPITNTDSILPPGYFFTRMATTSVIEGRPENQATLPEVHKNELSVEQLGYFLYWNVWKSLIMEFPVNEGLEKKVLNTNIDGLNDLYAINDFLPYQNSENDYIDVYLHKGIIESWDERQNNNLVPIKIPLEEAILKAALASHMDDQSRVQFFENPESDKRIVIFGHSHEARVIINSSVKILIF; encoded by the coding sequence TTGTCTTCTAAAAAATTAGTTAAAACAAGTTTAACAGTTGCAACAGACATTCTTACCTCGGATAAGATGGAAGATCCAACCGTTATTGATGCTGAAAAACCTATAAAACTTACATTCAATGAAGATTTAGATATAAAAACGGTTTCAAAGGGAATTAAACTCTTTAAAATCAAATCTGATGGTGAAGAAGTAGAGGAGGATATTGTAATAACCTTTGAGGAGAATTCAGCAGATACCCTCTATATTAATAAATCATCGCAATCGATTTCATCAGGCGAGGAATATAAACTTTCCATCAACACCCAACTAAGTTCATTAAGCGGTGCTTCTTTAAAAAAAGAATTTATATCATATTTTACCGCTGATTATTCACTTAATCTGAGCAAAGAAGGTATTTCAGACTTAAATAATAATCGATCATTAATAATGGTTATAAGCGACCTTCATTTAGGTGCAAACGACAGTTATGCTGAAATCAATCAAAATAGGGGCGCACTGGTTGATTTCTTAAAACAGGTCCGGTTTTCACCTCATGTGAAAGAACTGGTTATTAGTGGTGATTTGATTGATGAATGGTTCATTCCCATGCATGTGGATACCTTCAACGGGAAAACACAGCGAGATTTCGTAAAAACCGTGGCTGCAAATAATAAACCAGTAATAGATGCATTTAATGACATAATAACCGATGGAAATATAAAAGTGACCTATGTGCCGGGAAACCATGACTTACTTATCGATTCAGGAGATATACAAAGTATTCTACCAGGGATATCTGAAGCAAGAGATGTTAAAGGACTAGGTGCTTATGTGCCTCAAGATTTTCCAGAATTGATTATTGAGCACGGACACCGTTATAATTTTTTCTGTGCACCTGATTTCTCTAACCGACCTATAACCAACACCGACTCCATACTACCGCCCGGATACTTCTTTACCAGGATGGCCACCACCTCAGTTATAGAGGGCCGTCCTGAAAACCAGGCCACCTTACCTGAGGTACACAAGAATGAACTGAGTGTGGAACAATTAGGGTATTTCCTTTACTGGAATGTGTGGAAAAGTCTTATCATGGAGTTCCCGGTAAATGAAGGACTTGAAAAGAAGGTTTTAAATACAAATATAGATGGATTGAATGATTTATATGCTATAAATGATTTTTTACCTTACCAAAACTCTGAAAATGATTATATCGATGTTTATCTGCATAAAGGAATTATTGAAAGCTGGGACGAAAGGCAGAACAATAATCTAGTTCCGATCAAAATCCCTCTGGAAGAAGCGATTCTGAAAGCAGCTCTGGCTAGCCATATGGATGATCAATCCAGGGTTCAATTTTTTGAAAACCCTGAATCCGATAAAAGAATAGTTATATTTGGACATTCACATGAAGCCCGAGTTATAATCAATTCAAGTGTAAAAATATTAATTTTTTAA
- a CDS encoding nucleotidyltransferase gives MKNNTIKVIMGLLENGSNKTNIRQLSQDIKVNYSNVYSIVKKLHEANLVSLEKYGGAYECLLLKKVDPLIFHAEYLRSKDLLDKNKDLKIIHLKLNSLKFPFIALIFGSYAKRTQFKTSDIDLMIISEKEREKEFEKIVNLLPLDIHLVTLNFDEFLAMVKTSDFSVVSEALKSNIILLGIEDYYRMLENVGF, from the coding sequence ATGAAAAATAACACTATAAAAGTAATCATGGGATTATTGGAGAATGGTTCCAATAAAACAAATATAAGGCAATTATCTCAGGATATCAAGGTTAATTATTCCAATGTTTACAGTATTGTGAAGAAGCTTCACGAAGCCAATTTGGTTTCATTGGAGAAGTATGGTGGAGCTTATGAGTGTTTACTTTTGAAGAAAGTAGACCCCTTAATATTTCATGCAGAATATTTGCGTTCTAAGGATTTGTTAGATAAAAATAAAGATCTAAAAATCATACATCTGAAATTAAATTCATTAAAATTTCCATTTATAGCATTAATCTTCGGTTCTTATGCTAAAAGAACCCAATTTAAGACATCAGATATTGATTTAATGATAATCTCCGAAAAAGAGAGAGAAAAGGAATTTGAAAAGATTGTTAACCTGTTACCTTTGGATATACATCTTGTAACATTAAATTTTGATGAATTTTTGGCAATGGTTAAGACTAGTGATTTTAGCGTTGTATCGGAAGCATTGAAATCTAATATAATACTTTTAGGAATTGAAGATTATTATAGGATGTTGGAAAATGTTGGATTCTGA
- the hisF gene encoding imidazole glycerol phosphate synthase subunit HisF translates to MLAKRIIPCLDCDLQVPHGRVVKGIEFKQIRYAGEPVELATKYYEDGADEIVFLDITASHERRETMAHVIDATTENVFVPICVGGGIRKPQDYVNMLKAGADKCSTNTAAIHNPDLINEASKVVGSQACVIGIDAKRRYVDNPNENEDKIIIETPEGYCWYDCSIYGGREFTGIDAIVWAMECQDRGAGEILLTSMDRDGTKDGYDLPLTRTMSENLDIPVIASGGVGNPEHIYEAFTKGKADAALAASIFHFNEYPVPQVKEYLKEKGVVVRV, encoded by the coding sequence ATGCTTGCCAAAAGAATTATTCCTTGTTTAGACTGCGACTTGCAGGTACCCCATGGTAGGGTGGTAAAGGGTATTGAATTTAAACAGATCCGTTATGCTGGCGAACCAGTGGAACTGGCCACCAAATACTATGAAGATGGAGCAGATGAAATAGTATTTCTGGACATTACTGCCTCTCATGAGAGAAGAGAAACCATGGCCCATGTAATAGATGCCACCACCGAGAATGTATTCGTACCAATATGTGTGGGTGGGGGAATTAGAAAACCACAAGATTATGTTAACATGCTAAAAGCTGGTGCTGATAAATGTTCAACCAATACAGCAGCTATCCACAACCCTGATTTGATTAATGAAGCCTCTAAGGTAGTGGGGTCCCAGGCTTGCGTTATTGGGATCGATGCCAAAAGGAGATACGTGGACAACCCTAATGAAAATGAGGATAAAATAATAATTGAAACTCCCGAAGGTTACTGCTGGTATGATTGCAGTATCTACGGTGGGAGAGAATTTACAGGAATAGATGCCATTGTCTGGGCCATGGAATGCCAAGACCGGGGGGCAGGTGAGATCCTTTTAACCTCCATGGATCGTGACGGTACCAAGGACGGTTATGACCTTCCCCTAACCCGAACCATGAGTGAAAATCTGGATATTCCTGTGATTGCCTCGGGTGGTGTAGGTAATCCAGAACATATTTATGAAGCTTTCACCAAGGGTAAAGCAGATGCGGCATTAGCTGCCAGTATCTTCCACTTTAATGAGTATCCTGTACCTCAGGTTAAAGAGTATTTGAAGGAGAAGGGTGTTGTGGTTAGGGTTTGA